CGACAAGAGCGGTCGTGTCAACCTGACCGATCGCCTCTGCAGCCACAGTGGAATCGAAAAAGCCTGTGTCCTGGTTGGAACGCTCAGCAAATTCTCGATCTGGAATCCAGACCGTTACGAGGAATACATCACGCCAAGCGAAGACGAAGGGGATATCGCAGACATTCTCGGAGATCTCGGCTTATGAAAATTTTAACCCCACACTGTAAATGAAAATCAGCAAGGAACTATACAACGCCGGTATTCTAGGACATCAAAACACCCGCCCGACGGAGTGGGTTTTTGATAATCCGGGTAGCCCGCAGCATGGACAGAGTAATCATCCGTTCCATGCCAATCGTGCCTCACAATCCATAAAAGTATCACAGAAAGGACTGCGTCTCCTCGCCAATGTTCTCCGGACTCGCTAGTTTACCGGTTTCAGCCCGGCTTCGCGTTATGCTCAACCATCTCCCAGTTTTACTCAAGGAGTCGGTAGAGTTGCTTGCGCCCGAGCGCGGAGGACGATTCCTCGACGCGACTTTTGGCGGCGGTGGGCATACGCGTGCGATTCTAGAGGCAGGCCCAGAAGCAAAGATTCTTGCACTGGACTGTGACCCGGAAGCGAAGATTCGAGCGGAATCATTTCAGAAAAGCTTTCCGGATCGTTTTGATTTTAAACAGACAAATTTCGATGCACTGAAATCGTTACCTGACGGAGACTTTAACGGTGCACTTTTTGATTTCGGTGTTTCATCCTTCCAGCTGGATGATGCGGCACGTGGTTTTTCATTTCGTAAGGAAGCTCCACTGGATCTCCGCCTGAATCCTGATAAGGGTGAACCTGCCAGTTCCTTTCTGGAAAACGCATCAAGCGCTGAGCTCATACAAGCTGTTCGCGACTATGGAGAGGAATCTCGTTGGCGCAAAGTTGTCGATGCGATCATTGATGCGCGCGGGACAGATTCCCTTAAAACTACAACCAACTTTGCTGCATTGATCGAAGCCAATGTTGGCAGCTTTTCATATCGTTCAAAAATTCACCCTGCCACACGTACGTTCCAAGGAATTCGTATTGCTGTCAATGATGAGCTGGGAGTGATTGAGCGTGGTCTTCCAGCAGCATTCGAAAAACTCATCCCTGGAGGCGTGCTTGTCGCGATTAGTTTTCATTCTCTTGAAGACCGCATTGTTAAACGTCTTTTCAAGCGCCTGGCAGGACGCCCGGAGCATGGGCGCGACAGTCGCCCACAAGATGAGCGTGTTCGTCTTGCTGAATTACTGACTCGTAAACCGGTAACTGCTTCGGATGAAGAAGTCGCCAGCAACCCACGCAGCCGTTCGGCCAAGCTGCGTGCGATCCGCAAACTAGCCGTTGTTAACTGAACTCCTTCGTACAATGACTACAGCTTTTTCCCGTGAACTGAATTTATATCGTTTTTCCGCACTTGCTCTTGGAGTATTGATTATGGCGGTTTCAGCGGCGGGTGCGCTTGGCTTGGTTTGGATGCGACAGCAGATTTCGAATTCTGCAAAAGTCACTGCAACTATCGAAAAAGAATTGCACGTGGTCGAGCGGGAGAACGTTCGCCTCGCGACACATATCGCCAAAGCGCATAATCCGGAAGTCCTGGTTGCGAGAGCATCCTCGGACCTTAAGCCGAGAAGTTCTGCCCAAGTGGTATGGATGCCAGCCACAGGAGCATTTCCTAAAACATTTATCGCGGAGACCAAACAGCGCAATCCAGATGCTGTTTCCGAGTCGCCGCTTTCTATCAGTTTTGACCTAGCACTCTTGAACGCACGCTCGAGTACCGAGTGACATGAACCGCCCTTTTGTATCCGGATTTAGATTTTCATTACTTGCATTTGCCGTTACTCTTTGTTTCGCCGCATTGCTGAGTCGGTTATACTATCTCCATATCGTAGCACATGATCGCCTGGCCGGCGTTGCTGAACAGGAACGTAAGCGGGTTGAAGTAGTCAATGCTCGCCGTGGAGACATTGTTGATCGCCGTGGTAACTTGCTGGCAACCACAAGTGCAGTGGTCACTGTTGGAGTCGATCCGCAGGCACTTGAGCCTGAAGATTTCACAAAGATTGATGAGCTCGCGGATATCCTCAATATCAGCCCTGCTTTCATAAGAGAAAAGTTCTCAAAGCTCCATCGTGAGGTTAAAACTTCCAACGGACTTGAGCAGCGCAGCATTCGCTGGCACAAGTTGGCTGAGGAAATCGAGGAGCCTGTTTATGAAGAAGTCCGGGCTCTGGGAATTCGCGCAGTCTATGGAAATGCGAAGTATGACCGACAGTATCCATCTCAGGAACTTGCAGCTCATCTACTTGGCTTTGTAAACAACGAAGGGCAACCTTCATTCGGGGTTGAACAGCATTTGAATTTTTATCTGGCTGGTCATGAAGGTTGGCGTGAGCTTGAGCGTGATGGTCGCAAGCGCGAGTTGGCTCACTTTCGACGCCGCGAAGTGGAGTCCACTGCAGGTCTCAATGTTGAAATGAGTATCGACAGTGCGATTCAGCATGCAGTGGAAGTCGAGCTTGAACGAATCGCGGAGGAATACCAACCAAAGTCTGCTACGGTTATTGTGGGGGAGCCATCCACGGGCTACATTCTGGCTCTGGCAAATTATCCTACATTTGATCCAAATAAGTTCAGTGAATATGGTTTTGAAAACCAGCGTAATCGAGCAGTCGTTGATCGCTTTGAACCGGGATCGACCTTTAAAATTGTTCCTGCCGCCGCCGCCTTGAACGAAGGTTTGGTTAAGCCCTTTGACGAGTTTGACTGTTCTCTTGCCAGTGTGGAGCATCGCGGGCGTAATGTTCGACTTCCATCCGATCATCATCCTCTGGGAGTCCTTTCGGTCGAGCAGATCGTGGTAAAATCCAGCAATCGTGGTGCGGCCTTACTTGGTATAGCTCTCGGTGAAAAGAAGCTCCATCAATATGCTTACGATTTTGGATTTGGTGAAATCACCGGATTTGATCTAGGACTTGAAGCCACTGGGACATTGCACCCAGTCGAGAAATGGGATGGTCTTACTATTAGTCGTATGCCGATGGGACATTCCGTTAGTGCAACGCCATTGCAGGTTCATGCTGCTATGGGATCCATTGCTAACGGCGGTGTGTTGATGGAGCCTAAAACCGTGCGTCGCGTTTTTGATGAAAATGGCGAGACCGTGGTTAATTTTTCGCCACGAGCCAAACGCCGTGTTGTGTCTCAGGAAACTGCCTTTGAGGTTTCCCGTATGCTTGAAAAAGTTGTCGAACCGGGAGGTACCGCACTGAAGGCTTACATTCCGGATTATGGTGTAGCTGGCAAAACCGGAACAACCCAGAAGATCATCAACGGACGCTATTCGAGACGCCATCATGTTGCTTCATTCAGTGGTTTTTTTCCTGTTAACGACCCCCGTATCGTGATCACCGTTGTAATCGATGATCCACAGATTGATGGCGTTGGTTATGGTGGACGCATTGCTGGGCCGATTTTCAAGAACATCGCCAAAGACTGTATCCGCCACCTCGGCATTCCACCAATGGAAGAAGAGGCTCCCTTAGTGGCC
The Rubellicoccus peritrichatus DNA segment above includes these coding regions:
- a CDS encoding penicillin-binding protein 2, with amino-acid sequence MNRPFVSGFRFSLLAFAVTLCFAALLSRLYYLHIVAHDRLAGVAEQERKRVEVVNARRGDIVDRRGNLLATTSAVVTVGVDPQALEPEDFTKIDELADILNISPAFIREKFSKLHREVKTSNGLEQRSIRWHKLAEEIEEPVYEEVRALGIRAVYGNAKYDRQYPSQELAAHLLGFVNNEGQPSFGVEQHLNFYLAGHEGWRELERDGRKRELAHFRRREVESTAGLNVEMSIDSAIQHAVEVELERIAEEYQPKSATVIVGEPSTGYILALANYPTFDPNKFSEYGFENQRNRAVVDRFEPGSTFKIVPAAAALNEGLVKPFDEFDCSLASVEHRGRNVRLPSDHHPLGVLSVEQIVVKSSNRGAALLGIALGEKKLHQYAYDFGFGEITGFDLGLEATGTLHPVEKWDGLTISRMPMGHSVSATPLQVHAAMGSIANGGVLMEPKTVRRVFDENGETVVNFSPRAKRRVVSQETAFEVSRMLEKVVEPGGTALKAYIPDYGVAGKTGTTQKIINGRYSRRHHVASFSGFFPVNDPRIVITVVIDDPQIDGVGYGGRIAGPIFKNIAKDCIRHLGIPPMEEEAPLVALGPTEPQTSVDNNPSARISTVLQ
- the rsmH gene encoding 16S rRNA (cytosine(1402)-N(4))-methyltransferase RsmH, producing the protein MLNHLPVLLKESVELLAPERGGRFLDATFGGGGHTRAILEAGPEAKILALDCDPEAKIRAESFQKSFPDRFDFKQTNFDALKSLPDGDFNGALFDFGVSSFQLDDAARGFSFRKEAPLDLRLNPDKGEPASSFLENASSAELIQAVRDYGEESRWRKVVDAIIDARGTDSLKTTTNFAALIEANVGSFSYRSKIHPATRTFQGIRIAVNDELGVIERGLPAAFEKLIPGGVLVAISFHSLEDRIVKRLFKRLAGRPEHGRDSRPQDERVRLAELLTRKPVTASDEEVASNPRSRSAKLRAIRKLAVVN